The window GGGCGAATAGTCGAACGGTTCCACCGCGATGGTGCCGGCATAATTGTGCCGCTTCAGCGCGGCGAGGATCGGCGCGAATTTCATCTCGCCCTGGCCTGGGCCGCGCCGGTTCGGGTCGTTGACCTGCAAATGCGCGATCAGGCCGGTCGGAAGCCAGCGGTCGATCAGCGCTGGCACGGGATCGGTTTCGGTGAGGCCGGCGGCGCTGCAATCGATCATGGTTCGCAAATTGGGGTGATCGATCGAACGCACGAGCTCAGCGGCCTCCGCAACGGTATTGACCAGGGCGGTCTCCTGTCGCGAGAGCGGCTCGATGCAATAGATGACACCGGCCCGCGCCGCAGCCAGCGCAACTTGCGCCAGCGCATCGCGCAGCCGGGCCAGTGCGGCGGCATGGGTTTCTCCCGGCGCAATCTGGCGCTGTTTGGGCGAGCCATGCACGAGGACTGCGCCGCCGAGTTCCGCGCAAAGGCCGGTGAGATGGATCATCACTTCCAGCGTGCGGGCGCGCACCGTTTCATCCGGGTCGGTCAGCGACAGCCCTTCCGGCTTGACCAGCAGCCAATGCAACCCGGTGACGACGAGGCCGGAAGCCTCGACGGTGGCACGGATTTTTGTGGCCTCCGCGCTCGAGATCTTCTCCGGCGCTTCGCTCAGCGTGAAAGGCGCGATCTCGAGGCCATCATAGCCGAGACGGGCGGCATATTCGCATTGCCGTTCCAGCGCCATGCCGGCCAGAACCTCGTTGCACAAGGCGATCCGCATTCTCAAAAACTCCGATTTGCCTCACGCATGCCGGGAAGTAACCCGCCGGAACTGTCGTCCGATCGCGCCCGTGACGGACGCAACCAGCGACTTGAACGCGGGAATATAGAGCAACAGGATCAGGATCGTCACCGTTGCAAAACCGATGCTGATCGGCCGGGTGAAGAACGGCACCAGGCTGCCGTCGGACAGCACCAGGCCCCGGCGCAGGCTCTTGTCCAGGAGGCCGCCGAGCACGAGGCCAAGCACGAATGGCGCCATCTGATAGCCGCGCCGGCGCAGGAAGAACGCGCCGATGCCGATCGCGATCATGCAATAGATGTCGAACAGCCGCGAGGCGCTGGCGAACGCGCCGACGGTGCACAGAAGGAAGATGATGGGCATCAGCACGGTGCGCCTGATCTTGAGCACCAGCAGCAGCGGTTTTATCAAAAACAGCCCGAACACCAGGATGCTGACGGTTGCGAGCGACGTCATCGCCACCACGTCGTAGATGAATTGCGGATGTTCGATCATCAGCATCGGCCCGGGCTGAATGCCGTGGATGATCATCGCCGCCATCAATACCGCCGATGGCGCCGATCCCGGAATTCCCAAGGCGAGCGCCGGAATAATGTGGCCGGGGATCGAGGACATGTCGCCGGTCTCGGCCGCCATCAGGCCATCGATCGATCCCTTGCCGAACTGCTCCCGTTCCTTGCTGACGGCCTTCGCCGCGGCATAGGACATCCAGGCGCCGGCATCCTCGCCAACGCCCGGCATCAGGCCGGTCAGGACGCCGATCAAGCCCGAACGCAGCACGGTGCGCCAGTATTGCGCGACTTCGCGAAACCGCGGCAGCACGGAGTCGCGCATCTCGACCATTTGCCGTTCAGCGGGATCGGCGAGGGTGGTCAGGACTTCGGCAAAGCCGAAGGCGCCGACCAGCGCCGGGATCAGCGAAATGCCGCCGGAGAGCTGGTTCCAGCCAAAGGTAAATCGATCATAGGCGTAGAGGCCTTCCTGGCCGATCTGCGCGACGAACAGGCCGAGCGTACCCATCAGCCATCCCTTGAGCGGATCGTTGCCGACAATGCTGCCGGACATCGCAACCCCGAGCAGCGCGAGCCAGAAGAATTCGTAAGCGCCGAACGACAGCGAGACCTCGGCGAGCAACGGCGTGAACGCCGCGAGGCACAACACGCCGAACAGCGTGCCGCTGAAAGCGCCCGATGTCGCAATGCCGATGGCGCGGCCGGCTTCGCCACGCAGGGCCAGCGCATGGCCGTCGGCGCAGGAGGCGGCGTTGGCCGCGGTGCCGGGGATGTTGAGCAGGATCGCGGTGCGCGATCCGCCATAGAGCGTTCCGACATAGGAGCAGATCAGGATCAGGATGGCGTCGTTCGGCGCCATCTTGATGGTCAGCGTCGTCAGCAATGCGATGCAAAGCGTGGCGGAAAGGCCCGGCAGGCAGCCGACGATGATGCCGAGCAACGCGCCACCCAGCCCATAGGCCAGCGAATAGACATTGAGAATGCTCAGATAGGCTTGACCGAGTTCGGAAAGACCGGAGAGCATGACGGGATCCGGACCGGTCAGGGCAGGCGAACCAGGAAAATCTCCTGGAACACGATGGTGATGACGATGCCGGCGCCGAGACCGATCGCCGCGGCAGTGATGAATTTGCGCAGGCTCGATGTCCGGCCGTCTGATTGCTCCTGCCGACGCTGCAGCAAGAGAATCGCAGCCGTGACAAAAATGGCGGCGGCGAGCCAGAACGGCAGGCCGTGCCCGACCAACCCCACGCCAAAGGCGAGGCATAATCCGAGCACCAGCACAAGACGCTTTTGTTCGGCGCGATCGACCGGTGTCCTGTTGGCGGTGGATGCGAACAGATGGGGGCGCCAACTGCGCGCAGCCAGCAGCGCACCGAGGATCGTCATGGCGATCCCCAATAATCCCGGAAGCAGCCCGGGGATGGTGTACGGGTTGATGTCCTGGTTCTCGAGCCGGTCCATCATTACCGATCCGATTAGGATCGCTACGCCTAATGCCAGCCAGCCGATCGCGGACAGGAAATCGCCGCGCAGACTGGCGAGCGCCTGCTGCTCGTCGGATGACGATGCCGGCGCAGCCTGTTCATGCGAGGACATTGATCTGACTTTCAGTTCGGATCGGCGGACTCACGCACGCGCTTCAAGGTTTGGGAATGCCCACCGTATCCGGCGAGACCTTGGCCTTGCCGGTATCGAACAACAGCCAGGCGTTGGCTTGCACGGCCGGGAATACCGCCTTCTGCGCGGCTTCCCCCGAGGATGGCGCAAACAGCGCGCCGCGGGAGGTCGCGTACTTCTTCACTGCCTCGCTGCTCGAGATGTTCTCCATCCAGATCTTTTCGACCGTGGCAATCACCTCGTCGGGCACTCCCTTGGGAATGAAGATGCCGAAATAATTGGTCGGCGCGGTGAAGCCGGGGAGTGTCTCCGACAAAGGCGGGATGGTGCCAAAACCCTCGAGTTCGAGCGGCTTGTCGCTGACGGTTGCCAGCGGCCGCAGCCTTTTTCCGCGGATCATGTCGGCCTGCTCGACGGCGAGTTGCGTCGTGACCTCGGCCTCTCCGGAAACGGTTGCGACCACCGCGGGGTTGCCGCCGTCATAGGTGACGTGGCGATATTTGACGCCGGTGACCTTGGCGATCAATTCCATGGCGTTGTGGCCCGCCGACGTCACGCCCGCGGTCGCGACCGAAATCTTGCCCGGTTGCGCCTTCATCGCGTCCAGCAATTCCTTGGCGCTTTGATAGGGCGCTTTCGCATTGACGCCGATCACCTGCACATTGGCGACGCTCAGGAACAGGTGCCAATCCTTGATCGAGGTATCGAGCGAGCCCAAGGTCTGATAGGCGCCGAGATCCTGCGCGGCGCCGGCGGTCCAGGTGTAGCCGTCCTTGGCGGCTTCCAGCGCGCTACGCGTGCCGATCGATCCGGACGCGCCGGGCTGGTTGATGATCACGATGGTCTGGCCGAGCGATTTCTCCATCTCGCCGGCGACGAGCCTCGTGATCTGGTCGGTCGAGCCGCCCGCGGCCCAAGGCACGATCAAATTGATCGGCCGGACCGGCTTCCAATCCGCCGCGCGTGCCGGCAAAGCCAACAAGCCGCAACTAACGGCGATGAGAACAACCGCAACCTTAATGCCCCGATACCCCACGCGCCATCCTCCGTCATGTTGGCTTGTTTCGCGGGATTGTATGGGCAACCGCCAAGCCGCGCAAATGCGCCTGGCGCAGCCTATTACGGATTGGCATGCGGGCTTTCAGGGCCCCGCTGCGGCATCCGCGACAGGTGCGGGCGGCATCTCCTCGATGGCGTAAGACGTCGGCAGATTGATCGGCTTATAAGCTGGGACCTTGCCCATCCGTTCGATGACAGAGCGATGAAGGATGGCTCCCTCCGGGATCGGCCGGGGTTCGGCGAGCGGCAAATAAAAGCCGAGAACACATTTGCGATCCGGCCATTCCTTCCACTTCTCCTGTTTCGGCAGAACCTCCAGAATCCACCACGGGCCCTCCAGCGAAACATGCAGCTGCGCGGTCGCGTCCGGAGCGACATATTTGTGGCTGTGTGGTCTCGGCTGACCCCAACCCAGATGGTTGACCATGGAATTATCGATGCGAAGTCCGGCCGCCTCGGCTTGCGCGATCATCCACAACAGCGGAAATTTCGAAAGGCCGCTTTGGTCTTCCAGATAGCCGCCGCCGACATCCGCATGCACGCCGGCGAACCAGACCTGGCGGATATCCTGATCCACTGCGCTTGCGGGATCGAACGGATCGGAACGATATTTTTGCGGGTCGATCCAGCGATTGAGCCGAAACATCCGACGGCGCTCATCGATCGAGATCGCCTGCCGGAATTTCCTGACGCTTGGATTGGTCCGCGTGTAAACCAATGTTTGCAGATCAGGCAGCAGCTTGTCGCGCCTAGGAACGATCACCGAGGCAACCGTATCCCATACCCCGACGAACTCGATCGGGATGGCATAGCCGCCGGCGACGCGGCTGAAGTGCCAGGCTTCATCCAGAAACGAAGGGGCCTTGGCGTCGGCGCTCTGATTGTTCGCGCTGGCGTTTTTGTAGGTCGCGAACGCATATCCGGCGAGATTGATCTGGTCCGGCGGCAACAATCCGATCACGTGAACGAAGGCCGCGAGCACGCGCACGGTGTAGGCGCCGCGGCTGAAGCCGAACAGCCAGACCCGGTCGCCGGCCTCATAGGTCTCGCACAGGAAGCGGTAAGCATCGAGCGTATCTTCATCCAACCCGCTGCCGGTGGCGAGACCGAGGACACCGCGGACCTTCTGTTTGATGCGCCCCCAAGTGCTTTGCAGGCCGATGGTTCCGACGCCTGGATGATAGTAGACCCGCTGACCCTCGTCTTTTTCGAGGGCCCGGTAGAGTTTTAGGACGTTCGATATCGTCGAGTTTATCTCGTTGCCGGTGCCGTCGCAGCAAATGACTATGTTCTTCGGCATCGTCCCCTCCCGGTTCGCATGCGAAGGAAATTTCTCCTCTATCGTACGGTAGAAGGCGATCGCAATTCAATCTGTAATTGAGAGGTGCGCGCAGTTATCGCAGCGACAGCCCCGTGGCCGCTTCGAGTTCGCCGATGGCTTGCGTTGCGTCGACTACCTTGATGGTGGTCATGCCCATCTCGCGCGCGGGCTTCAGGTTGACGCCGAGATCGTCGAGATAGACGCAAGCTTTGGGATCGACGCCGAGCGCCTCGACCATGATCCGGTAGATGCGCGGGTCGGGCTTTCTCAGGCCGATCTTTGCCGATTCGATGATGTGATCGAACAGCGCCATCACCTCGGCGATATAGAGCGACCGGCCGCTGGCGCTTCCGATCGCGTTGGCGGGAAGATTATTGGTGATGCAGCCGGTCTTGAATTTTGCCTTGACGCGCCGCAGCGCCTCGACCATCTCGGGCCGCAAATCTCCCGACAGCAGCGGCAGCACGTCCTTGCCGCGGACCTCGGCACCCAGCGCCAGCGATTCGGCGGCGAACAGGTGATCGAAAGTTTCAATGTCCACCTCGGCGCGCTCGAATTTCGCCCAGGCATTTTCGAGATGATTGGCGGCGTTGGTGCGCCGGATGATATCGGCGGGCAGTCCGCGTTGGCGCTCGAACCGCGCAAATGCCTCGAAGGGTGAGGTGGTGAACACACCGCCAAAATCCCAGATCACTGCCTCGATCATCATTCCCTGCCGTGCTGACCCGCTTTTGGCAAACGGCTAACACGGCGTCCCGGCGGGAGCCAGTCCCGCCTTGGCGATACGTCAGTTGCGGGCTATTGCTGCCGCGATGAAAATCCTGATCCAATTGATTGCGAGCCTGGCGCTGCTCGGCGCTGCCCCCGCTCACGCCATCGTCGGCGGCGGGGTGCCCTCTGCCGAGGGCATCGGCCGCTCCGTCGTCACCATTGTCGGCTCGCGCGGCAATTTCTGTAGCGGCGCCTTGATCGCCCCAAAACTCGTGTTGACGGCGGCGCATTGCGTTCAGCCCGGCGCGGTCTACAAACTCGTCGAAACGGGCGCCGACAAGCAGCCGCATTTGCAGGACGTCAAGAACGTCGCCATTCACCCCGCCTTCAACATGCAGGCGATCCCAGCGCATCGCGCCACCGCCGACGTGGCATTGCTGCAACTCGAAATTTCGCCAAACGGGAAAAGCGCCGCGGCGGTCGGCATGCCGCAAATCCCGACTGTCGTCGGCAGCCGCTTCACCATCGCCGGTATCGGCGTCACCATCCGCGGCGAGGGCTCCAGCGGCGGGACGATTCGCGTCGCCAGCCTGGTCGCGACCGGCCAGCCCGGAACGTTGCAGATCAGGCTGGTCGATCAGCTTACGCAAGGCGTCCGCGACGGGCTCGGCGCCTGCACCGGGGATTCCGGTGGACCGGTGTTCGAGGACCGCCAGGGCGGCCCCGCCATCATCGGCGTCATCAGCTGGTCGACAGGGCCGAACGGCAGCGCGGGCTGCGGCGGCCTGACCGGCGTTACGCCGCTCACGCTTTACCGCGACTGGATTTTGCAGACCGCGAGGACATGGGGTTCTGCGCTGTGAGTTTGGCGGTTGATCTGGCGGATTGCGCACCTCATGATTGACCTCTACAGACTTAACCCAACAAATTGCCAATCAAGAAAAGAGCCGGAGATATGGACGCCCTCGCAACAGCCCGCAACTCTTCCGCTTCGCCGCCGGTCGAGCATTTTGACGTTTTGATCGTGGGCGCCGGTATTTCCGGCGTCGGCAGCGCCTATCACCTGACCACGCAGTCCCCGGGTACGAGCTTCGTCGTGCTCGAGGCGCAGGAGAGCTTTGGCGGTACCTGGCTGACCCACCGTTATCCCGGCATCCGCTCCGACAGCGATCTCCATACGTTCGGTTATCGCTTCAAGCCGTGGACCAGTGCGCCGATCGCAACGGCTGCGGAAATTCGCGCCTATATGGGCGAGGTCATCACCGAGAACGGGCTCGAAAAACACATCCGCTACCACCACCAGATTTCCTCGGCGAGCTGGTCGAGCACGACCAATCTGTGGACCATCGAAGCGGAGCGCACCGACACCGGCGAAGCACTCACATTGACCGCGAATTTCCTCTGGATGTGCCAGGGCTATTACCGGCATTCGGAGGGCTACACGCCGGAATGGAGGGGGATGGAAACCTTCAAAGGCCGCATCGTGCACCCACAGCGCTGGCCGGACCATCTGGATCTCGCGGGCAAGAAGGTCGTCGTGATCGGCTCGGGCGCGACGGCTGCGACGCTCATTCCAGCGATCGCCGACCAATGCGGCCACGTCACCATGCTGCAGCGTTCGCCGACCTACTTCCGCACCGGCCGCAACGCCATCGAACTCGCCGAGACGCTGCGGCAATTGCAGGTCAGCGAGGAATGGATCCACGAGATCGTGCGTCGGAAAATTCTGTTCGAACAGGATACGTTTACCCGCCGCTCGTTTACCGAGCCCGAAATCGTCAGGCAGGAACTGCTCGGCGGCATTCGCGCGGCGCTCGGCCCCGATTCCGATGCAGTGATTGGGAAGCATTTCACGCCGAGTTACCGGCCGTGGCGGCAGCGCATCGCCTTTGTCCCCGACGCCGATCTGTTCCAGGCCATCAAGGGCGGCAAGGCTTCCGTCGTTACCGACGAGATCGAGCGCTTCACGAAAGAAGGCATTCTGCTGAAATCCGGCAAGACGCTGGATGCCGACATCATCGTCACCGCGACCGGGTTTAATCTCAATGTGCTCGGCGATATCGCCTTTGAAATCGACGGCGCGCCGCTCGATTTCGCCGAGACCGTCACCTACCGCGGCATGATGTTCACGGGCGTGCCGAACATGGCCTGGGTGTTCGGATATTTCCGCGCCAGCTGGACGCTGCGCACCGATCTGGTGGCGGATTTCGTCTGCCGCCTGCTCGCGCACATGAAGAGCAAGGGCGCGCGAAAGGTCGTGCCGGCGCTGCGGCTGCAGGACTCAAACATGCCGCTGTCGTCCTGGATCGATCCGGAAAATTTCAATCCCGGCTATCTGATGCGCGACATGCATCTGTTGCCCAAGCGCGGCGACAAGCCGGAATGGCAGCACAGCCAGGACTATTGGGCGGAAAAGGACGAATTCCCGGCGATCGATCTCGACGATGCCGCCTTCGCCTATGACTGAGTCTCCGACCGCCTGACCCGCACTGATCTTCAGCGATTGAGCGCCACATCCCTGAATGCGGCGACAAGCGGCATCTCGAGTTTGCCGCGCATGCCACGCACGATTTCATAGGCCTGTTCGCGCGGCATGGTTGGCTTGTAGGGCCGCT is drawn from Bradyrhizobium lablabi and contains these coding sequences:
- a CDS encoding tripartite tricarboxylate transporter TctB family protein; this encodes MSSHEQAAPASSSDEQQALASLRGDFLSAIGWLALGVAILIGSVMMDRLENQDINPYTIPGLLPGLLGIAMTILGALLAARSWRPHLFASTANRTPVDRAEQKRLVLVLGLCLAFGVGLVGHGLPFWLAAAIFVTAAILLLQRRQEQSDGRTSSLRKFITAAAIGLGAGIVITIVFQEIFLVRLP
- a CDS encoding tripartite tricarboxylate transporter permease; translation: MLSGLSELGQAYLSILNVYSLAYGLGGALLGIIVGCLPGLSATLCIALLTTLTIKMAPNDAILILICSYVGTLYGGSRTAILLNIPGTAANAASCADGHALALRGEAGRAIGIATSGAFSGTLFGVLCLAAFTPLLAEVSLSFGAYEFFWLALLGVAMSGSIVGNDPLKGWLMGTLGLFVAQIGQEGLYAYDRFTFGWNQLSGGISLIPALVGAFGFAEVLTTLADPAERQMVEMRDSVLPRFREVAQYWRTVLRSGLIGVLTGLMPGVGEDAGAWMSYAAAKAVSKEREQFGKGSIDGLMAAETGDMSSIPGHIIPALALGIPGSAPSAVLMAAMIIHGIQPGPMLMIEHPQFIYDVVAMTSLATVSILVFGLFLIKPLLLVLKIRRTVLMPIIFLLCTVGAFASASRLFDIYCMIAIGIGAFFLRRRGYQMAPFVLGLVLGGLLDKSLRRGLVLSDGSLVPFFTRPISIGFATVTILILLLYIPAFKSLVASVTGAIGRQFRRVTSRHA
- a CDS encoding sugar phosphate isomerase/epimerase family protein; this encodes MRIALCNEVLAGMALERQCEYAARLGYDGLEIAPFTLSEAPEKISSAEATKIRATVEASGLVVTGLHWLLVKPEGLSLTDPDETVRARTLEVMIHLTGLCAELGGAVLVHGSPKQRQIAPGETHAAALARLRDALAQVALAAARAGVIYCIEPLSRQETALVNTVAEAAELVRSIDHPNLRTMIDCSAAGLTETDPVPALIDRWLPTGLIAHLQVNDPNRRGPGQGEMKFAPILAALKRHNYAGTIAVEPFDYSPDGPGVAAFSAGFLRGLLEASG
- a CDS encoding HAD-IA family hydrolase; the protein is MMIEAVIWDFGGVFTTSPFEAFARFERQRGLPADIIRRTNAANHLENAWAKFERAEVDIETFDHLFAAESLALGAEVRGKDVLPLLSGDLRPEMVEALRRVKAKFKTGCITNNLPANAIGSASGRSLYIAEVMALFDHIIESAKIGLRKPDPRIYRIMVEALGVDPKACVYLDDLGVNLKPAREMGMTTIKVVDATQAIGELEAATGLSLR
- a CDS encoding Bug family tripartite tricarboxylate transporter substrate binding protein gives rise to the protein MALPARAADWKPVRPINLIVPWAAGGSTDQITRLVAGEMEKSLGQTIVIINQPGASGSIGTRSALEAAKDGYTWTAGAAQDLGAYQTLGSLDTSIKDWHLFLSVANVQVIGVNAKAPYQSAKELLDAMKAQPGKISVATAGVTSAGHNAMELIAKVTGVKYRHVTYDGGNPAVVATVSGEAEVTTQLAVEQADMIRGKRLRPLATVSDKPLELEGFGTIPPLSETLPGFTAPTNYFGIFIPKGVPDEVIATVEKIWMENISSSEAVKKYATSRGALFAPSSGEAAQKAVFPAVQANAWLLFDTGKAKVSPDTVGIPKP
- a CDS encoding T6SS phospholipase effector Tle1-like catalytic domain-containing protein — translated: MPKNIVICCDGTGNEINSTISNVLKLYRALEKDEGQRVYYHPGVGTIGLQSTWGRIKQKVRGVLGLATGSGLDEDTLDAYRFLCETYEAGDRVWLFGFSRGAYTVRVLAAFVHVIGLLPPDQINLAGYAFATYKNASANNQSADAKAPSFLDEAWHFSRVAGGYAIPIEFVGVWDTVASVIVPRRDKLLPDLQTLVYTRTNPSVRKFRQAISIDERRRMFRLNRWIDPQKYRSDPFDPASAVDQDIRQVWFAGVHADVGGGYLEDQSGLSKFPLLWMIAQAEAAGLRIDNSMVNHLGWGQPRPHSHKYVAPDATAQLHVSLEGPWWILEVLPKQEKWKEWPDRKCVLGFYLPLAEPRPIPEGAILHRSVIERMGKVPAYKPINLPTSYAIEEMPPAPVADAAAGP
- a CDS encoding flavin-containing monooxygenase — encoded protein: MDALATARNSSASPPVEHFDVLIVGAGISGVGSAYHLTTQSPGTSFVVLEAQESFGGTWLTHRYPGIRSDSDLHTFGYRFKPWTSAPIATAAEIRAYMGEVITENGLEKHIRYHHQISSASWSSTTNLWTIEAERTDTGEALTLTANFLWMCQGYYRHSEGYTPEWRGMETFKGRIVHPQRWPDHLDLAGKKVVVIGSGATAATLIPAIADQCGHVTMLQRSPTYFRTGRNAIELAETLRQLQVSEEWIHEIVRRKILFEQDTFTRRSFTEPEIVRQELLGGIRAALGPDSDAVIGKHFTPSYRPWRQRIAFVPDADLFQAIKGGKASVVTDEIERFTKEGILLKSGKTLDADIIVTATGFNLNVLGDIAFEIDGAPLDFAETVTYRGMMFTGVPNMAWVFGYFRASWTLRTDLVADFVCRLLAHMKSKGARKVVPALRLQDSNMPLSSWIDPENFNPGYLMRDMHLLPKRGDKPEWQHSQDYWAEKDEFPAIDLDDAAFAYD
- a CDS encoding S1 family peptidase, with protein sequence MKILIQLIASLALLGAAPAHAIVGGGVPSAEGIGRSVVTIVGSRGNFCSGALIAPKLVLTAAHCVQPGAVYKLVETGADKQPHLQDVKNVAIHPAFNMQAIPAHRATADVALLQLEISPNGKSAAAVGMPQIPTVVGSRFTIAGIGVTIRGEGSSGGTIRVASLVATGQPGTLQIRLVDQLTQGVRDGLGACTGDSGGPVFEDRQGGPAIIGVISWSTGPNGSAGCGGLTGVTPLTLYRDWILQTARTWGSAL